In Rheinheimera sp. MM224, one DNA window encodes the following:
- a CDS encoding glycosyltransferase, with amino-acid sequence MKVLHVAETVKGGVATYLNLLSHVTGEQCTNVFLVPENQRTYIENESIGFSSTGRGVSGLLSMFKAFYRLCKSDSPDIIFLHSTFAGLLRLFCIINPALKDKFVYCSHGWSFNMDKRKIILKLYAAIELCLSWLCAKIVCISGYEMNEAIRIGISKRKLIVIYNSLPESYELDHDFKPDFLTEEQQKYIVFIGRKSQQKGYDFLDELSRYLPSHYKIVVIGDFDSSDFHSDRIVVAGWLSSSKINSILIGARALICPSRWEGFGFVVIESFRVGVPVIGSNRGALPELILPPLNGFTFDLDNLASTESIFVALDDEAKFRELKLNAKAAFLQRFTAEKFKASILTLYKDLQVGK; translated from the coding sequence ATGAAAGTCCTTCACGTAGCTGAAACTGTTAAAGGCGGCGTCGCCACTTACCTGAATCTGTTGAGTCATGTGACAGGTGAGCAGTGCACTAATGTATTTTTGGTGCCTGAAAATCAGCGCACTTATATAGAGAATGAGTCTATAGGTTTTAGCTCCACAGGCCGCGGCGTGTCTGGTTTGCTCTCGATGTTCAAAGCTTTTTATCGGCTGTGTAAAAGTGACAGTCCGGACATTATTTTTCTGCACAGTACCTTTGCTGGTCTTCTTCGGCTTTTTTGCATCATCAACCCGGCACTGAAAGATAAGTTTGTTTATTGCTCCCATGGCTGGAGCTTTAATATGGATAAGAGAAAAATCATCTTAAAACTCTATGCTGCCATTGAGCTTTGTCTGTCCTGGCTCTGCGCAAAAATAGTCTGTATTTCGGGTTACGAGATGAATGAAGCCATCAGGATTGGCATCAGTAAAAGAAAACTCATCGTTATTTACAATTCCCTTCCTGAATCTTATGAGCTAGATCATGACTTTAAACCTGATTTTTTAACTGAAGAGCAGCAAAAGTACATTGTCTTTATCGGTCGGAAAAGCCAGCAGAAAGGCTATGACTTTTTAGATGAACTATCCCGTTACCTTCCCTCACATTACAAAATAGTCGTCATAGGCGATTTTGACAGCAGTGATTTTCACAGTGACCGTATCGTTGTCGCTGGCTGGCTTAGCAGCAGCAAAATCAACAGTATTTTAATTGGTGCCAGAGCCTTGATCTGCCCTTCAAGGTGGGAAGGTTTTGGTTTTGTTGTGATTGAATCCTTTCGTGTTGGCGTGCCTGTGATTGGTTCCAACAGAGGTGCTCTGCCTGAGCTGATTTTACCGCCTTTAAATGGCTTTACTTTTGATCTGGATAACCTGGCCTCAACAGAGTCCATCTTTGTGGCGCTTGACGATGAAGCTAAGTTTCGCGAGTTGAAATTAAATGCCAAAGCTGCATTTTTGCAGCGTTTTACCGCAGAGAAATTTAAGGCCTCGATATTAACTTTGTATAAAGACCTTCAGGTGGGAAAATAA
- a CDS encoding glycosyltransferase family 2 protein, with the protein MTAGRGYPLNSKLCSIIIPVYNDWDYLKRLIERILTISAGSAVDLSHFFEVIVIDDGSASDLSAQMPVSPMVTYLRKTNGGVSSARNLGIDSASSDYIMFLDCDDDIPDNLFEIMQRDLVTSDKDIHQYSYVTRHEGTGAETSHIINSADGTELFSHFLLKKNSFHICSFIFSMKFLQQHQLRFSEDTGLSEDVLFIFNAFAVAANIKGFEDVLYYYNIRQGSVISSFKGKRETEHLSAFAQISQLSQTHLTGALQSEANFFLKTCLINLYVRSLKLAKANHAADYLDLLQQMKRFGAAIGRCHYPYSFKGLFVIGFDVLLKSSQFERLSKVMNRTVHG; encoded by the coding sequence ATGACAGCTGGAAGGGGTTATCCATTGAACTCTAAACTCTGCTCCATCATTATTCCTGTGTATAACGACTGGGATTATCTAAAGCGACTGATAGAACGGATCCTCACTATCAGCGCTGGTTCCGCTGTTGATCTGAGTCACTTTTTTGAAGTGATTGTTATTGATGATGGCTCCGCTTCTGATCTTTCAGCTCAGATGCCGGTATCACCTATGGTGACTTATTTAAGAAAGACCAACGGCGGCGTGTCATCGGCGAGAAATCTGGGCATTGATTCCGCAAGCTCCGATTACATTATGTTTTTAGACTGTGATGACGATATACCGGACAACTTATTTGAAATCATGCAGCGGGATCTGGTGACATCAGATAAGGATATTCATCAGTACTCTTATGTCACACGGCATGAGGGGACTGGTGCAGAGACTAGCCACATCATCAATAGTGCTGATGGCACAGAGCTGTTTTCCCATTTTTTGCTGAAGAAAAATAGTTTTCATATCTGCTCATTTATTTTCAGCATGAAATTTTTGCAACAGCATCAGCTGCGTTTTAGCGAAGATACCGGCCTTAGCGAAGATGTATTGTTTATCTTTAATGCCTTTGCAGTCGCAGCGAACATCAAAGGTTTTGAGGATGTGCTTTATTATTACAACATCCGCCAGGGGTCTGTGATCTCTTCCTTTAAAGGCAAGCGAGAAACTGAACATCTGTCTGCTTTTGCTCAAATATCGCAGCTTAGTCAGACTCATCTGACCGGTGCTTTGCAATCCGAAGCCAATTTTTTTCTGAAAACCTGCCTTATTAACCTCTATGTCCGCAGTCTGAAGCTGGCAAAAGCCAATCATGCTGCAGACTACCTTGATTTATTGCAGCAAATGAAGCGTTTTGGCGCAGCGATAGGACGCTGTCACTATCCATATTCTTTCAAAGGCCTGTTCGTGATTGGATTCGATGTGTTGTTGAAAAGTTCTCAGTTTGAGCGCCTGTCGAAAGTAATGAACAGGACTGTACATGGGTAA
- a CDS encoding acyltransferase family protein gives MKYRADIDGLRSIAILPVLLFHFGFEVFSGGFVGVDIFFVISGFLISSIIVEEIREGRFSYISFYERRIRRLMPLYFSVLVVSLIFALILFSPREFSAFLDSAVYSLFFASNIYFWNNFGYFDDGADRLPLLHTWSLSVEEQFYIVFPFLLIYLFRSALKNRVFLVLFVLFILGYVLSCVGSYSKPLASYYLLPTRGWELLLGALAYFYRDKFDGIRHPLKADIFLFSMFFILIYFILSFEKGSPFPGPWALPPTLVVFFILALNKADFLFYKLLANKVLVYIGLISYSLYMVHQPVVVFSNFINHSSTHPIWYKFVLIAITFAISYLTYRFIESPFRSKSRMDRSMIYKLFFTAFFLVLLSLVTLKMLVLYKPATLYSPQLMQVDALVKPNLGLSDLCDNGQLNPDACQNSAEPEWIVWGDSLGMHVANSMQAANAFKFVQKTLSACPPVLDFSVLRYDHTGKWANKCLANNQAVFDFIKSRPELKYVVLASTFDYSYAKNYYDGRIQSYDRSIALQRLTATIAALEKLGKKVVVISPPPLSSFDPGFCYVRSVASGAHAEQCNFKAVQTGEATELLSLLPPQYLQINLSRYFCSDSEHCISSFNDKPLFKDYIHLTKSGSAYLVNETSFVSDLNSLKEGEQK, from the coding sequence ATGAAGTATCGCGCTGACATTGATGGGCTAAGATCGATCGCTATTCTCCCGGTACTACTTTTTCATTTTGGTTTTGAAGTATTTTCGGGAGGCTTTGTAGGTGTAGACATATTTTTTGTCATCAGCGGTTTTTTAATTTCGTCCATTATCGTCGAAGAAATCAGGGAAGGGCGCTTCTCTTACATTTCTTTTTATGAGCGCCGGATCCGGCGATTAATGCCACTTTACTTTTCAGTACTGGTGGTCAGCCTAATTTTTGCTTTGATTTTGTTTAGCCCCAGAGAGTTTTCTGCATTTCTGGACAGCGCTGTTTATTCGTTGTTTTTTGCTTCAAATATTTATTTCTGGAATAACTTTGGTTATTTTGACGATGGTGCTGACCGATTGCCTCTGCTGCATACCTGGAGTTTGAGTGTTGAGGAACAGTTCTATATTGTTTTCCCTTTCCTGCTGATTTATTTGTTTCGCTCCGCGTTAAAAAACAGAGTCTTTCTGGTGCTTTTTGTGCTGTTTATTCTGGGTTATGTGCTCTCCTGTGTTGGGTCCTATTCGAAACCTCTGGCCAGTTACTATTTATTACCAACCCGCGGCTGGGAGTTGTTACTGGGTGCGCTTGCCTATTTTTACCGGGATAAATTTGATGGGATACGACATCCGCTAAAGGCCGATATTTTTCTTTTTTCGATGTTTTTTATACTGATTTATTTCATCCTGAGTTTTGAGAAAGGCAGTCCTTTTCCCGGTCCCTGGGCTTTGCCACCCACTTTAGTGGTATTTTTTATATTGGCGTTGAATAAAGCCGATTTTCTGTTCTATAAGCTTTTAGCCAATAAGGTTTTGGTTTATATAGGTTTGATCAGCTACAGCTTATACATGGTGCATCAGCCTGTTGTGGTTTTTTCCAACTTTATTAACCACAGCTCCACTCACCCTATCTGGTATAAATTTGTTCTGATCGCCATCACCTTTGCGATCTCTTATCTGACCTACAGATTTATAGAGTCGCCATTCAGATCAAAAAGCCGTATGGACAGATCCATGATTTATAAGCTGTTTTTTACCGCTTTTTTTCTGGTGCTGCTAAGTCTTGTGACGCTGAAAATGCTGGTGCTTTATAAACCTGCAACGCTATACAGCCCGCAGTTAATGCAGGTGGATGCACTGGTTAAACCCAACCTTGGGCTGTCAGATCTTTGCGATAACGGCCAATTAAACCCGGATGCCTGTCAAAATAGTGCAGAGCCTGAGTGGATTGTCTGGGGCGATTCACTGGGGATGCATGTCGCAAACAGTATGCAGGCAGCCAATGCGTTTAAATTTGTGCAGAAAACCTTGAGTGCATGCCCGCCTGTTTTAGATTTTAGTGTGCTTCGTTATGACCATACCGGCAAATGGGCGAATAAATGTCTGGCAAATAATCAGGCTGTGTTTGATTTTATAAAGTCGCGACCAGAGCTGAAGTATGTGGTGCTGGCATCCACTTTCGATTATTCCTATGCGAAAAATTACTATGATGGCCGCATCCAGAGCTATGACCGCAGCATCGCTTTACAGCGATTAACTGCAACTATTGCCGCCCTTGAAAAGCTTGGCAAGAAAGTGGTTGTGATTTCTCCACCACCTTTGTCTTCTTTTGACCCAGGATTTTGTTATGTCCGCTCTGTCGCCTCAGGCGCTCATGCAGAGCAGTGCAATTTCAAAGCTGTCCAGACCGGAGAAGCGACAGAGCTGTTAAGTCTGCTGCCACCACAGTATCTGCAGATCAATTTATCCCGATATTTTTGTTCTGACTCTGAGCATTGTATAAGCAGTTTCAACGACAAGCCTTTGTTTAAGGATTACATCCATTTAACCAAGAGTGGCTCCGCCTATCTGGTGAATGAAACCAGCTTTGTGTCTGACTTGAATTCGCTAAAAGAAGGAGAGCAGAAATGA
- a CDS encoding acyltransferase gives MRDLRIDFLKFVGLVMIILAHSGPPGGIFQLRNFDVPLMVFCSGFVFSYGVSYSGYLSYVMARLQRLVIPVWFFLLFFFAFNSALASDPDYVFLTFLFVEGEGLEYLWIIQVFVSIAMVSPFIYKFNQLIRSDTVFFCLCFLFLVLYDLFISWAGRELYQDYKLLRTLLLLIPYSLVFLLGLRFKTKSNASVLMTSVFCIVLFMVMFYWVGRTDDGILSTQHFKYPPGLYYLSYAVAVTCLLLYCSTRFYAQLFAVSHFNNLVLFVSSNSIWIYLWHIVFLGLIDGHWFVRWLLILSCSILCMYIQVRIVKAIIAKASVRETYAKLMLKTLTG, from the coding sequence ATGAGAGATCTGCGTATTGATTTTCTGAAATTTGTAGGGCTGGTGATGATTATACTCGCTCACTCAGGCCCGCCTGGTGGCATTTTCCAACTGAGAAACTTTGATGTGCCATTGATGGTGTTTTGTTCTGGTTTTGTGTTTTCTTATGGTGTGTCTTATAGCGGCTATTTGAGTTATGTGATGGCACGGCTGCAACGCTTAGTGATCCCTGTCTGGTTTTTTCTGCTGTTCTTTTTTGCATTCAACTCTGCTTTGGCGAGCGATCCGGACTATGTGTTTTTAACCTTTCTTTTTGTTGAAGGCGAGGGACTTGAGTATTTGTGGATTATTCAGGTGTTTGTATCCATTGCTATGGTTTCGCCTTTTATCTATAAATTTAATCAGTTGATCCGCTCTGATACAGTGTTTTTCTGCCTGTGTTTTTTGTTTTTAGTTCTTTACGATCTGTTTATCTCCTGGGCAGGCCGGGAGTTGTATCAGGACTATAAACTACTAAGGACACTATTACTTCTGATCCCCTATTCCCTGGTTTTTTTGTTAGGACTAAGGTTCAAAACCAAGAGTAACGCCAGCGTTTTAATGACGTCGGTATTTTGTATTGTGCTCTTTATGGTGATGTTTTATTGGGTAGGACGAACTGACGACGGTATTTTGTCCACCCAACATTTTAAATACCCACCAGGTTTGTATTATTTGTCTTATGCAGTGGCAGTGACTTGCTTGCTGTTGTACTGCTCAACCCGGTTTTATGCCCAGCTGTTTGCAGTGTCTCATTTCAATAACCTGGTACTTTTTGTCTCCTCGAATTCGATCTGGATTTACCTGTGGCACATCGTATTTTTAGGGCTAATAGACGGGCACTGGTTCGTGCGTTGGCTGCTGATCCTGAGCTGCTCCATTCTTTGTATGTATATTCAGGTGAGGATAGTGAAGGCTATTATTGCAAAGGCCTCTGTAAGGGAAACATACGCTAAGTTGATGTTAAAGACATTAACTGGCTGA
- a CDS encoding tyrosine-protein phosphatase, translating into MYDLHCHFIPGLDDGARTVEESIQLLKMAELNGISHIVSTPHINPGHFDNTLASIQQGLAGLKAAAKEAGLSVQLAAAAEVRLCSELPGWVESGSLPYLGEYQGYKVLLLEFPHSHIPAGADRLVKWLLGKQVLPMIAHPERNRDIQLDLKKLLPFQRMGCLLQLTASSVLGDMGESSKETALLLLQQKAFHIVASDSHNLQRRPPKLAEARDYITTLCGHDYAEQLVTEHPKRISHIHFS; encoded by the coding sequence ATGTACGACCTGCACTGCCATTTTATTCCTGGGCTGGATGATGGAGCCAGAACTGTAGAAGAGTCTATACAACTGCTGAAAATGGCAGAGCTCAATGGCATCAGTCATATTGTCAGCACCCCTCATATCAACCCGGGACACTTTGATAATACTCTGGCCAGCATTCAACAGGGACTAGCAGGCCTCAAGGCTGCTGCAAAAGAAGCAGGCCTGTCGGTGCAACTCGCTGCGGCTGCCGAAGTACGCTTATGCTCTGAACTACCGGGCTGGGTTGAATCAGGCAGCTTGCCTTATTTAGGTGAGTATCAGGGCTACAAAGTGCTGTTGCTGGAGTTTCCGCATAGCCATATACCTGCAGGTGCAGACCGGCTGGTTAAATGGTTGCTGGGTAAACAGGTGCTGCCGATGATCGCCCATCCTGAGCGCAACAGAGACATTCAGCTTGATCTGAAAAAACTGCTGCCCTTTCAGCGTATGGGATGTTTGCTGCAACTGACAGCGAGTTCAGTGCTGGGTGATATGGGGGAAAGCAGTAAAGAGACAGCATTACTGTTGCTGCAGCAAAAAGCTTTTCACATCGTTGCCAGCGACAGCCATAACCTGCAGCGCCGACCTCCCAAACTAGCAGAAGCACGGGATTATATAACCACCTTGTGTGGTCATGATTATGCCGAACAGTTGGTCACAGAACATCCAAAACGTATTAGCCATATCCATTTCAGTTAA
- a CDS encoding GumC family protein produces MAVTDLAGAPSQQETIDLRKYLSIINIHKWRILSLAVLVTILTVLVMLNVKSRYAATATLLIESQQANAVSIEEVYGINSSQQEYYLTQFEILKSRSIAEAVVNKLNLQDHPDFIGKPGLISRLKDLIPFIPSAESKLTPEQRELRQRDKLISQFQSRLNVSPIRKTQLVQISFVTYTPDLAAQVANAVGEAYINSQLEARLGITQQAASWLGGRLGELRVQLDESEAKLQAYRAQEGLVDIEGVRGLGAKELERLSEALTEARSRKAQVDGFIRVIKQYGINNIEKLESLPEITAHRGIQDAKNQLILTERRVSELSKIYGLKHPRLIAAKSELTAVQENLRSQIKKLISGIENEAQSVKENVSSLEEEMAKAKNQYQTVSLKETTYQSLEREVLTNRQLFETFLSRQKETQATSNFNSALARFTDLATPSTEPISPKRKLVVIIAFIITLGLGMLLAFLLDALNDTIKSPQDVENQLGQRTLGFMPDLPHKKNQDLPLYSFFSDQHKQYAEAVRSIRTSLILLALDKPLKLIEVTSAVPSEGKSTSATNLAFAFGQMEKVLLIDADMRRPTLAKRFGLPAYQPGLANLIAGREQIDTCIVADETSGIDLLPAGNVPPNPLELLLSPRFAELLVDLSARYDRIIIDTPPVQAVSDSLVVAKQADAVVFVVATDETRKGAIQSGIAKLLQTENNLYGVILNKVNMKRVAQSYGDYSHYGYYHYYSNENS; encoded by the coding sequence ATGGCAGTAACGGACTTAGCAGGTGCGCCTTCGCAGCAGGAAACCATTGACCTGCGTAAATATCTTTCCATTATCAATATTCATAAATGGCGTATTCTGAGTTTAGCTGTACTGGTGACCATACTGACGGTATTGGTGATGCTCAACGTCAAATCCAGATATGCCGCCACAGCTACTCTGCTGATTGAAAGTCAGCAGGCCAACGCGGTGTCGATAGAAGAGGTGTACGGTATTAACTCCAGTCAGCAGGAGTACTACCTGACCCAATTCGAAATATTGAAATCACGTTCTATTGCAGAAGCTGTGGTTAATAAGCTGAACCTGCAGGATCATCCGGATTTTATCGGAAAACCAGGTTTAATCAGCCGGCTTAAAGATCTGATCCCTTTTATTCCAAGCGCAGAAAGCAAACTGACACCTGAACAGCGTGAGCTCAGACAAAGAGATAAGCTGATTTCGCAATTCCAAAGCAGACTCAATGTCAGTCCCATCCGTAAAACACAACTGGTTCAAATCAGCTTTGTCACCTATACCCCGGATCTTGCAGCTCAGGTTGCTAATGCTGTGGGTGAGGCTTATATCAATAGTCAGTTGGAAGCGAGGCTTGGCATCACGCAGCAGGCCGCCAGTTGGCTGGGTGGTCGTCTTGGCGAACTGCGCGTGCAACTGGACGAATCCGAAGCCAAATTACAAGCCTACAGAGCGCAGGAAGGTCTGGTTGATATAGAGGGCGTTAGAGGTTTAGGCGCCAAAGAGCTGGAACGATTGTCTGAAGCCTTGACCGAAGCCCGTAGCCGCAAAGCCCAGGTCGACGGTTTTATCCGTGTGATCAAACAATATGGCATCAACAATATTGAAAAACTGGAAAGCTTGCCTGAAATTACCGCACACAGAGGGATCCAGGATGCAAAAAACCAGCTTATTTTGACTGAGCGTAGAGTGTCTGAGCTGTCAAAAATTTATGGTCTAAAACATCCACGGCTGATAGCTGCGAAAAGTGAATTGACGGCTGTACAGGAAAACTTAAGAAGTCAGATTAAAAAACTGATTTCTGGCATAGAGAATGAAGCCCAATCTGTGAAGGAAAACGTCAGCTCACTGGAAGAGGAAATGGCAAAAGCCAAAAATCAGTATCAGACGGTCAGCTTAAAAGAGACCACTTATCAAAGCCTTGAGCGAGAAGTTCTGACCAACAGACAGCTATTTGAAACCTTCTTATCCAGACAAAAAGAAACCCAGGCGACCAGCAATTTTAATTCGGCCCTGGCGCGTTTCACCGATCTTGCAACGCCGTCGACTGAGCCTATCTCACCTAAACGTAAGCTGGTGGTCATTATCGCCTTTATCATTACGCTCGGCTTGGGCATGTTATTGGCCTTTTTGTTGGATGCATTAAACGACACGATAAAGTCGCCTCAAGACGTCGAAAATCAATTGGGACAACGTACATTAGGTTTTATGCCTGACTTGCCTCACAAGAAAAATCAGGACTTGCCTCTCTATAGCTTTTTTAGCGATCAACATAAGCAATACGCTGAGGCGGTACGAAGTATCAGAACCAGCTTAATTTTGCTGGCGCTGGATAAACCCTTAAAGCTGATTGAAGTGACCTCTGCAGTACCGTCTGAGGGCAAATCAACCTCTGCGACTAATCTGGCTTTTGCTTTTGGCCAGATGGAAAAAGTGTTGCTGATTGATGCGGATATGCGCCGCCCTACGCTCGCTAAACGTTTTGGTTTACCGGCCTATCAGCCAGGCCTGGCTAATTTAATAGCAGGCCGTGAACAAATTGACACCTGCATAGTGGCAGATGAAACCTCAGGTATCGATCTGCTGCCCGCTGGTAATGTGCCCCCTAACCCGCTGGAGCTTTTACTTTCGCCACGTTTTGCCGAGCTGTTGGTCGATTTATCTGCCCGCTACGACAGAATTATTATTGACACGCCTCCTGTTCAGGCAGTAAGCGACTCTTTAGTCGTTGCCAAACAGGCCGACGCTGTTGTCTTTGTGGTCGCGACAGACGAGACACGTAAAGGCGCGATACAAAGTGGTATCGCCAAATTGCTGCAGACCGAAAACAACCTCTATGGCGTCATTCTGAATAAAGTGAATATGAAAAGAGTGGCGCAAAGTTATGGTGACTATAGCCATTATGGCTATTACCACTATTACAGCAACGAGAACAGCTGA
- a CDS encoding polysaccharide biosynthesis/export family protein, which yields MQQFVVWLVALLISWSSWVYAQEDANYLLGPGDKIIIQVYGEEELKIETQLTDSGKINYPFLGEIMAKGLSIKQLESRIYNGLKGDYFVEPNVFVGMVEYRPFFIHGEVKLPGGYPYQPGMTVNQAVALAGGLTERASKEKIFITREANKSKQENANLNTKVDAGDTITIEQRFF from the coding sequence ATGCAGCAATTTGTAGTTTGGCTTGTTGCCCTTTTAATCAGTTGGTCTTCCTGGGTGTACGCCCAGGAAGATGCTAATTATTTATTGGGGCCTGGCGATAAAATTATTATTCAGGTGTACGGTGAAGAAGAGCTGAAAATAGAAACTCAGCTCACTGACAGCGGCAAAATAAACTACCCCTTCCTTGGCGAAATCATGGCCAAAGGGCTTTCGATTAAACAGCTCGAAAGCCGTATTTATAATGGCCTGAAAGGGGATTATTTTGTCGAACCTAACGTCTTTGTCGGAATGGTGGAATACAGACCGTTTTTTATTCATGGTGAAGTGAAGTTACCTGGAGGCTACCCTTATCAACCGGGGATGACGGTCAATCAGGCGGTTGCTTTAGCTGGTGGCCTGACCGAGCGGGCTTCAAAAGAGAAGATTTTTATTACCCGTGAAGCCAATAAAAGTAAACAAGAAAATGCCAACCTGAACACGAAAGTGGATGCTGGCGATACCATCACCATCGAACAGAGATTCTTTTAA
- a CDS encoding outer membrane beta-barrel protein, which yields MKSKLAIMTALAFASAGVQAVDPQAIKTESGFDITPLLSTGLKYDDNITSVSANETDSWIMTVLPSLKASRDDGVTSLEFSAAAYHGNYFSSSSDNFTDTLLGGLFNTQLSEQGKLNVKADMVWGHEDRGTGITEGLNNNLDDPTRFNNQTLSGYYEYGALAAPARVRFGARYFNKEYMNQREVTQFRDYDSTMGGINFYYDTLSGTTAVLETSIVDIGYDFVDPEAPRDSKETNVKAGAEWQISALTSGEFKLGYQKKEFDDSTRDDFSGVAWTVNANWAPLTYSNFNLGTGRKAKDPLQGGDYIKETTYSLSWYHNWSEAVQTQLAYNRLEEDYVGINREDENDSYTASIKYAFRRFVDVSLFTTVTDKTSSVPGIEFDRNIVGVNFDFSL from the coding sequence ATGAAATCCAAGTTAGCTATTATGACAGCGCTGGCTTTTGCCAGCGCTGGAGTACAAGCTGTAGATCCACAGGCTATTAAGACAGAGTCGGGCTTTGATATTACGCCTCTGCTCAGCACTGGCCTGAAGTACGATGACAACATCACCAGTGTCAGTGCCAACGAAACAGACAGTTGGATTATGACGGTATTGCCATCGTTAAAAGCCAGCAGAGATGATGGCGTCACCAGTCTCGAATTCAGTGCGGCCGCTTATCACGGCAACTATTTCAGCAGCAGTAGCGATAATTTTACCGACACCTTATTAGGTGGCTTGTTTAATACCCAGTTGTCCGAGCAAGGTAAGTTAAACGTCAAAGCAGATATGGTGTGGGGCCACGAGGACAGAGGTACAGGCATTACCGAAGGCCTGAACAATAATCTGGACGACCCTACCCGCTTTAATAATCAGACCTTGTCCGGTTATTACGAGTATGGAGCTCTGGCCGCACCAGCCCGGGTTCGTTTTGGTGCCCGTTACTTTAATAAAGAGTATATGAACCAGCGTGAAGTCACTCAGTTCAGAGATTATGACTCCACCATGGGCGGCATTAATTTTTACTACGACACCTTGTCCGGTACTACAGCCGTGCTGGAAACCAGTATTGTCGACATAGGCTATGACTTCGTTGACCCGGAAGCGCCCAGAGACAGCAAAGAAACCAATGTAAAAGCCGGTGCAGAATGGCAAATCAGTGCCCTGACCTCAGGTGAGTTCAAATTAGGTTATCAGAAAAAAGAATTTGATGACTCAACCCGTGATGATTTCAGCGGCGTGGCCTGGACAGTCAACGCTAACTGGGCCCCTCTGACCTACAGTAACTTTAATTTAGGCACAGGACGTAAAGCTAAAGATCCGTTACAAGGCGGTGACTACATTAAAGAGACCACCTATTCGCTAAGCTGGTACCACAACTGGTCAGAAGCTGTGCAAACTCAACTGGCCTACAATAGGCTGGAAGAGGATTATGTGGGGATAAACAGAGAGGATGAAAACGACTCCTACACCGCCAGTATCAAATATGCGTTTCGCCGCTTTGTCGATGTTTCGTTGTTTACCACTGTGACAGATAAAACCTCTTCTGTACCTGGTATAGAATTTGACCGGAACATCGTCGGTGTAAATTTTGACTTTTCTCTTTGA